One genomic region from Melioribacteraceae bacterium encodes:
- a CDS encoding zinc-dependent metalloprotease: MKKHLIQFNSSILLIVLCTFLSVTALSGQDQKEKPEAKKSKIKSYTEVITKDAKSNQGVFTVHYVDGKWYYEIPENELGRLFLWVSQIRKVQSKLGYGGISYNNQVVRWDKRNDQILLKQIQYTLVADEEKAVYHGVDASTFPAILMAFDIQAYGRDSSMVIDVTDFMTAEKTEFIPKKNFKARRLDPKRSFIEKITPYSENIEADVVLTFDVDEVATDNTLSTVTVMMHYSMVHLPLQPILPRLADSRVGFFSLTQEDYGYDSHRAEMRTYITKWRLEKKNPAEKISEPVKPILFYIDRSVPEKWKPYFKQAVEDWQVAFEQAGFKNAIIAKYAPTVDEDPNWNTEDATISSISWLPSTIENAFGPHVHDPRTGEILEADIKIYHNVMNLLTTWYFTQVAPLDPRAQRIPLPDDLMGELLRYVVAHEVGHSLGFPHNGRASSVFPVDSLRSKSFTEKYGNEASIMDYGRFNYVAQPGDNARLYPMISIYDKFAAEWGYTPFPEAKTPDEERPFLEKIVRRQDTNPFLQFSNFSQYDPSSQTEDMGDDGIKATELGLKNIYRIMDFIIPAATTKESTDYSMLNLLYERVIQQMARELGHVAMIIGGVNKVDKYVGQPGPVYTLVPYERQKKAVNLLLESGFNFNPVLVKRELLELIEPSGHVDRITNAQIALLKNLLSDTRIQRMSDAEAKQYKGEKIYTVSEFLTDLSSGIFNELTEKNIQINPYRRKLQRAFIDELGKKINPEKQVQTSPATPARTMQTAQRSPEYTDLPPVARGKMIELKAKLSSAAAKSKDDVTRYHLQDLSGLIEKILSPAR, from the coding sequence ATGAAAAAACATCTCATCCAATTTAATTCTTCAATTCTGTTGATTGTGCTTTGTACCTTCCTTTCGGTAACTGCTCTCTCAGGCCAGGATCAAAAGGAAAAGCCTGAAGCAAAAAAATCAAAAATCAAATCTTACACCGAAGTAATAACAAAAGACGCAAAATCTAACCAGGGTGTTTTCACTGTTCATTATGTTGACGGTAAATGGTATTATGAAATTCCTGAAAATGAATTAGGACGGCTCTTCCTCTGGGTTTCCCAGATCAGGAAGGTTCAGTCGAAACTTGGGTATGGCGGAATCTCTTATAATAATCAGGTTGTAAGATGGGATAAACGAAATGATCAGATTCTTCTTAAACAAATTCAGTATACTCTGGTAGCGGATGAAGAAAAAGCCGTCTACCACGGCGTGGACGCATCGACTTTTCCTGCAATACTGATGGCATTCGATATTCAGGCATATGGACGTGACAGTTCGATGGTAATAGATGTAACTGATTTTATGACCGCTGAAAAAACCGAATTCATTCCGAAGAAAAATTTTAAAGCCAGACGCCTCGATCCGAAGCGTTCTTTCATCGAAAAAATAACACCATACTCTGAAAACATCGAAGCGGATGTTGTTCTTACTTTCGATGTTGATGAAGTTGCTACCGATAATACACTGAGCACTGTTACGGTTATGATGCATTACAGTATGGTTCATCTTCCGCTTCAACCGATTTTGCCAAGACTGGCCGATTCGCGTGTGGGATTCTTCAGTCTGACTCAAGAGGATTACGGATACGATTCACACCGTGCTGAAATGAGGACCTATATTACAAAATGGCGGCTTGAGAAAAAGAATCCTGCAGAAAAAATATCCGAACCGGTTAAACCGATTCTGTTCTACATCGATCGAAGTGTTCCTGAAAAATGGAAACCTTATTTCAAACAGGCAGTTGAGGATTGGCAGGTAGCTTTCGAGCAGGCAGGGTTTAAAAATGCAATTATTGCAAAATATGCCCCTACCGTTGATGAGGATCCCAACTGGAATACTGAAGATGCAACTATTTCTTCAATAAGCTGGCTTCCGAGTACAATCGAAAACGCTTTCGGTCCGCATGTTCACGATCCGCGCACTGGCGAAATTCTAGAAGCCGATATTAAAATCTATCACAATGTTATGAATCTTCTTACAACCTGGTACTTCACTCAGGTAGCTCCCCTCGATCCCAGAGCTCAAAGAATTCCGCTCCCGGACGATCTGATGGGCGAGCTCCTTCGTTATGTAGTTGCCCACGAGGTTGGCCATTCACTCGGTTTCCCGCATAACGGGCGAGCCAGTTCTGTTTTTCCTGTCGATAGCCTTAGAAGCAAATCGTTTACAGAAAAATATGGTAACGAAGCTTCGATAATGGATTACGGAAGATTCAATTATGTTGCTCAGCCGGGTGACAATGCAAGATTATATCCGATGATAAGTATCTATGATAAGTTCGCTGCAGAATGGGGTTATACCCCCTTCCCGGAAGCAAAAACACCGGATGAAGAAAGACCGTTCCTCGAAAAAATTGTACGACGACAGGATACAAATCCATTCCTTCAGTTCAGCAACTTTTCACAGTATGATCCCTCCTCTCAAACCGAGGATATGGGTGATGACGGAATTAAAGCTACTGAACTCGGACTCAAAAATATTTATCGTATAATGGATTTTATTATTCCCGCCGCAACCACAAAAGAGAGCACTGACTATTCCATGCTGAATCTTCTTTACGAAAGAGTAATTCAGCAGATGGCCCGCGAACTCGGGCATGTCGCTATGATTATAGGCGGCGTTAATAAAGTTGATAAATATGTCGGACAGCCGGGACCCGTCTATACTCTGGTTCCGTATGAAAGGCAGAAAAAAGCAGTGAATCTGCTCCTTGAAAGTGGTTTTAATTTTAATCCGGTTCTTGTTAAACGTGAGCTGCTCGAACTGATCGAGCCTTCCGGGCATGTAGACAGGATAACGAACGCGCAGATTGCATTGTTAAAAAATCTTCTGAGCGATACTAGGATTCAGAGAATGTCCGATGCGGAAGCCAAGCAATACAAGGGCGAAAAGATCTATACGGTAAGTGAATTTCTGACAGATCTTTCAAGCGGAATTTTCAACGAACTTACGGAGAAGAATATTCAGATAAATCCTTATAGAAGGAAGCTTCAGCGTGCTTTCATTGATGAGCTAGGAAAAAAGATTAACCCTGAAAAACAGGTTCAGACCTCTCCGGCAACACCGGCTCGCACAATGCAGACCGCTCAGCGTTCACCTGAGTATACGGATCTTCCACCGGTTGCCAGAGGGAAAATGATTGAACTGAAGGCCAAGCTATCCTCTGCCGCCGCAAAATCGAAAGATGATGTTACCAGATACCATCTTCAGGATTTAAGCGGCCTTATAGAAAAGATCTTGAGCCCTGCCAGATAA
- a CDS encoding DUF5362 family protein produces MDQIENINLDSSESFKPPTYFQMIFSQMINDMKFVGMFVIIIGAINCLSIIGAIVGIPYIFIGMRMRESAEQFDIFRMNNDARAMRAGFELQAKYYKIIKILIIISLVLMVLGIILFIALLIPMISAIQEMQYYG; encoded by the coding sequence ATGGATCAAATAGAAAACATCAATCTCGATTCCTCAGAATCTTTCAAACCTCCTACATATTTCCAGATGATTTTCTCACAAATGATTAACGACATGAAATTTGTGGGGATGTTCGTTATAATCATCGGGGCTATCAACTGTCTCTCGATAATAGGGGCGATAGTCGGTATCCCTTACATCTTTATCGGAATGAGAATGAGGGAGTCGGCTGAACAATTCGATATCTTCAGAATGAATAATGATGCAAGGGCAATGCGTGCAGGATTTGAACTTCAGGCTAAGTATTATAAGATCATTAAAATACTTATTATTATTTCGCTTGTTCTTATGGTTCTCGGAATTATTTTATTTATAGCTCTGTTGATACCAATGATTTCAGCTATTCAGGAAATGCAGTATTACGGTTAG
- a CDS encoding sodium-translocating pyrophosphatase has product MQESLFWFVPIASAVALVFAYLFFRQMMKESEGTERMAQIALYVRRGAMAYLKQQYKIVGFFFLGLTLIFAFLAYGLNVQNPWVPFAFITGGFFSGLAGFFGMKTATYASARTANAAMESLNKGLKVAFRSGAVMGLVVVGLGLLDISIWFIILNSVYPHELNEGHNLVIITTTMLTFGMGASTQALFARVGGGIFTKAADVGADLVGKVEANIPEDDPRNPATIADNVGDNVGDVAGMGADLYESYVGSILATAALGSAAFIDNPSLQFKSVLAPMLIAAIGIILSIAGIYAVRTKEDAKLGDLLKSLNRGINFSSILIVIFSYIVVHMLGFDNATGIWGSIVTGLVSGIVIGKATEYFTAYEYKPTQFVAQNAKTGPATVIISGLGVGMLSTAIPVLAVGIAIILAFLFASGFDLANINMGLYGIGIAAVGMLSTLGITLATDAYGPIADNAGGNAEMSGLGKEVRKKTDALDSLGNTTAATGKGFAIGSAALTALALLASFIEEVKIALVRSGVTELGNGIKTQTAQIVDLIDYYEVNLMNPKVLVGIFIGSMMAFLFCGLTMNAVGRAASRMVDEVRRQFKEIAGILEGKAEPDYARCVEISTKGAQVEMILPSSLAIAIPIITGLIFGVAGVMGLLTGGLASGFVLAIFMANSGGAWDNAKKFIEEGNMGGKGSEAHKAAVIGDTVGDPFKDTSGPSLNILIKLMSMVAIVMSGLIVTYSLF; this is encoded by the coding sequence ATGCAAGAAAGTCTCTTTTGGTTTGTACCTATTGCATCAGCAGTTGCCTTGGTCTTTGCTTATTTATTCTTTCGTCAGATGATGAAAGAGAGCGAAGGTACGGAAAGAATGGCTCAAATTGCGCTTTACGTAAGAAGAGGGGCAATGGCTTATCTTAAACAACAATATAAAATTGTTGGATTTTTCTTCCTCGGATTAACACTCATCTTTGCGTTTCTCGCATACGGACTTAATGTTCAGAATCCCTGGGTCCCGTTTGCATTCATAACAGGCGGTTTCTTTTCAGGTCTTGCCGGTTTTTTCGGAATGAAGACAGCAACTTATGCTTCAGCAAGAACTGCAAATGCTGCAATGGAATCCTTAAACAAAGGTTTGAAAGTTGCATTCCGGAGCGGCGCGGTTATGGGTCTGGTTGTCGTCGGTCTTGGACTATTAGATATATCAATATGGTTCATAATCCTGAATTCAGTTTATCCACATGAACTTAATGAAGGCCATAATCTTGTAATAATAACAACTACGATGCTAACATTCGGAATGGGTGCATCAACCCAGGCATTGTTTGCGCGTGTGGGCGGAGGAATTTTTACTAAAGCAGCAGATGTCGGCGCCGATCTTGTGGGAAAAGTTGAAGCAAATATTCCAGAAGACGATCCGCGCAATCCCGCTACGATTGCCGATAACGTCGGCGATAACGTGGGAGATGTTGCCGGTATGGGTGCGGACCTGTATGAATCATACGTCGGTTCTATTCTTGCAACAGCCGCATTAGGATCCGCAGCATTTATCGATAATCCTTCGCTTCAATTCAAATCCGTTCTGGCTCCAATGCTTATTGCTGCAATCGGAATCATTCTTTCAATTGCAGGAATCTATGCAGTTCGGACAAAAGAGGATGCTAAGCTTGGCGACCTTCTGAAATCATTAAACAGAGGTATTAATTTCAGTTCTATTCTGATAGTTATCTTTTCCTACATAGTAGTCCACATGCTTGGCTTTGATAATGCGACCGGTATATGGGGATCAATTGTTACAGGATTGGTTTCGGGAATTGTGATTGGTAAAGCAACCGAATATTTCACAGCATACGAATATAAGCCGACACAATTCGTGGCTCAGAATGCAAAGACCGGTCCAGCCACAGTAATAATTTCCGGACTTGGAGTTGGCATGTTATCAACCGCAATTCCTGTTCTTGCAGTTGGAATTGCAATAATACTCGCTTTCTTATTTGCCTCGGGATTCGATCTCGCAAATATTAATATGGGATTATACGGAATTGGTATTGCTGCTGTGGGTATGCTCTCAACACTCGGCATCACTCTTGCGACTGATGCGTACGGACCGATAGCAGATAATGCCGGCGGTAACGCTGAAATGAGCGGACTCGGCAAAGAGGTTAGAAAGAAAACTGATGCTCTCGATTCTCTTGGTAATACGACCGCTGCAACAGGCAAGGGATTCGCAATCGGATCGGCAGCATTGACAGCTTTAGCGTTGCTTGCTTCTTTTATTGAAGAAGTAAAAATAGCTCTTGTTCGGTCCGGTGTTACAGAGCTTGGAAATGGAATTAAAACCCAAACTGCTCAAATAGTGGATTTGATTGATTATTATGAAGTGAATCTTATGAATCCGAAAGTTCTTGTTGGAATATTCATCGGATCTATGATGGCATTCCTTTTCTGCGGATTAACCATGAACGCAGTCGGGCGCGCCGCTTCAAGAATGGTTGATGAAGTAAGAAGACAATTCAAAGAAATTGCCGGGATACTTGAAGGAAAAGCCGAACCGGATTACGCACGTTGTGTCGAAATTTCTACGAAAGGCGCTCAAGTTGAAATGATTCTTCCGTCCAGTCTTGCAATTGCTATCCCTATAATTACCGGTTTAATTTTCGGCGTAGCCGGTGTAATGGGATTACTAACCGGCGGATTGGCAAGCGGTTTTGTACTGGCGATATTCATGGCAAATTCCGGCGGCGCCTGGGACAATGCAAAGAAATTTATTGAGGAAGGAAATATGGGCGGTAAAGGGTCAGAGGCTCATAAAGCTGCAGTTATTGGCGATACCGTTGGCGATCCATTTAAAGATACTTCCGGACCAAGTCTGAATATTCTCATTAAACTTATGAGTATGGTTGCGATTGTAATGTCCGGACTTATAGTTACGTATAGTCTTTTTTAA
- a CDS encoding lytic transglycosylase domain-containing protein, with the protein MAKSVCPLRIILQITFCVIISFRLNAQDITKYNGLIEKYSKQYGVDKNIIKSIILVSSAGNPNASSQSRASGLMMLPEEVCEMFKVKNPRNPSENISAGCNYFKSLMNQFNDLELALAAFNAGPAAVKKYGKIPPFAETKKFIADVLSKYEDLENSLVESEVFGFWKGTGKYISYQLTPELTGMKSPVGQTEPFEMEINPDGAGVSIKSFGKLLGNPSNYKTELGTDYLHVEYHGANPWGEQIPNTRTVHTMTFDLDVVVFDRIMKGEFRFKNHTKMIFNSPDLKLPDSEAEVNYIMELNLKK; encoded by the coding sequence ATGGCTAAGTCGGTTTGTCCCCTTCGAATCATTTTACAGATTACTTTTTGTGTTATTATTTCGTTCCGTTTAAATGCCCAGGATATCACTAAGTATAACGGCTTGATTGAGAAATACTCAAAACAGTACGGAGTTGATAAAAATATAATTAAGAGTATAATTCTTGTTTCATCGGCGGGCAATCCGAATGCTTCATCCCAAAGCAGAGCATCTGGTTTGATGATGCTTCCAGAAGAAGTGTGTGAGATGTTTAAAGTTAAAAATCCACGCAATCCTTCAGAAAATATTAGTGCCGGATGTAATTATTTTAAATCATTGATGAATCAGTTCAATGATCTGGAACTTGCATTAGCGGCTTTCAATGCCGGACCTGCTGCTGTAAAAAAATATGGAAAGATTCCGCCGTTTGCGGAAACTAAAAAATTTATAGCGGATGTATTAAGTAAATATGAGGATCTTGAGAATTCTCTTGTTGAATCGGAAGTCTTCGGATTCTGGAAGGGAACTGGCAAGTACATTAGTTATCAGTTAACACCGGAACTTACCGGAATGAAATCCCCTGTCGGTCAAACGGAACCTTTCGAAATGGAAATCAATCCCGACGGAGCCGGAGTAAGTATTAAAAGTTTCGGAAAACTCTTAGGGAATCCGTCAAATTACAAAACCGAACTGGGCACCGACTATCTACATGTTGAATATCACGGTGCAAATCCGTGGGGTGAACAGATTCCCAACACAAGAACTGTACATACTATGACGTTTGATTTAGATGTTGTTGTATTCGACAGGATAATGAAAGGCGAATTCAGATTTAAAAATCATACAAAGATGATTTTCAATTCTCCGGATCTGAAACTTCCTGATTCTGAAGCAGAAGTAAACTATATAATGGAATTAAACCTCAAGAAATAA
- a CDS encoding response regulator transcription factor has product MYMIKVTIIEDNTTIRDGLAALINGTPGYSCVGSFPDCESFLSKISSLDINVVLMDIGLPGMSGIDGIIKAKKIKPELNILMLTVYEDSQSVLKALCAGASGYLVKKTPPTRLLEAIKDAYEGGAPMSSLIARQVITLFQQNIGVQNEDKEAQLSSREKEVLTSLAEGNNYQSIADRLFISVDTVRHHIRNIYRKLHVHSQSEAVAKAIRKGII; this is encoded by the coding sequence ATGTATATGATTAAAGTTACTATAATAGAGGACAATACAACTATAAGAGACGGCCTGGCCGCGCTTATTAACGGTACACCCGGCTACAGCTGCGTTGGATCCTTTCCTGATTGTGAATCTTTCCTTAGTAAAATTTCCTCACTCGATATTAACGTTGTACTGATGGATATAGGTCTGCCCGGTATGAGCGGTATAGACGGAATTATAAAGGCCAAGAAAATCAAACCCGAACTCAATATTCTTATGCTAACAGTTTATGAGGATAGCCAGTCGGTTCTTAAAGCCCTTTGTGCAGGTGCAAGCGGATATCTGGTAAAGAAAACCCCGCCTACCAGATTGCTTGAAGCAATTAAAGATGCTTACGAGGGAGGAGCTCCAATGAGCTCACTAATTGCCCGTCAGGTAATAACGCTTTTTCAGCAGAATATCGGTGTTCAAAACGAAGATAAAGAAGCGCAGCTTTCGTCGAGGGAAAAGGAAGTATTAACTTCTCTTGCGGAAGGGAATAATTATCAATCAATCGCCGACAGATTATTCATAAGCGTTGATACAGTAAGACATCATATCAGAAACATCTACCGTAAACTTCACGTTCACTCACAATCCGAAGCAGTAGCAAAAGCAATAAGAAAGGGAATTATTTAG
- a CDS encoding two-component regulator propeller domain-containing protein, translated as MKILQNMSAKYYLLILIHLWIFSSSNAQHGQYQFKQINIEDGLSQSTINCMLQDSKGYIWIGTANGLNRYDGYNFKVFVNDPLDSTTISDNSILSIYEDEKGLIWIGTVEGVLNSFDRRTGLFKRFYITERIKIDPLFDERRFEFPLPYSRHGDKAITSIAKGNNNSLWLGTWGAGLINFDVITGDTKYFGLDLKDKTGFRAKRIKSIISSGDNVWIGTIGEGIYKLIESDGKQAFINFRKGTGNKSLTDDRVIDLLVDKDGGLWIGTYGGGLNYLSKQDQSLSPDNASFISYLTGSVEGASVSSNFITALIQDSFGAIWIGTFGGGLNKFDPSKKIFTSYRNDPNVLSTISKNDILSLLEDNSGNIWIGTHLGKGLNKFERSSIKFKQINRDIYNKNGLNDDIVWAITEDEKDNIWVGTYNGGLNKWERKTNLFSYYRSQPGNQFSLSDNHIRSLLYDDRGLLWIGTYEGGLNLFFLNSGRFESYLNIPEDTLSLGANQVQSIFIDREKNVWIGTFGGGLNKVNSFGEFPEKLSFEIYKHNPSDPFSLSDNRVYTIFEDSEGILWIGTFGGGLNRFDKRNKNFISYKNISGDESSLSDNRIMGIYEDTRKNLWISTYGGGLLKFDKKKERFTRYNQSNRLYSSVVYGVLEDKSGNFWMSSDNGLFKFYSSSELFTQYDLSDGLQSLEFSGGAYFKSRSGEMFFGGINGINYFHPDSVKDNYFIPPIVISSIRIFNEPVKGEVDSIYVSYDQNFLSIEFSALDYSNPTDNQYAYILEGMENEWHYVDARRRIVNYTNLAPGSYIFRVRGSNNDGVWNNVGTELHIFISPPYWQTWWFITLAVLFVAFVIYYIGTIRYRNLLSIEKLKSKLSADLHDNIGSGLTEISILSELASNELKSNSADPLHKVSMISEKARMLIDNMSDIVWMVNPHRDSLYHVILRLKDSYSDFLNSMEISFGTVNLEKFSSVRLPMDYKQNLFLIFKEAITNSIKHSKCKKIILEANLNKDILELKLEDDGNGIDLDNIKYGNGILNMKSRAKLIGGDLEIQSDSSGTKIRFKGRISGINKFS; from the coding sequence TTGAAAATTTTGCAAAATATGTCCGCCAAATATTACCTCTTAATTCTAATTCACCTCTGGATTTTTTCATCATCAAACGCACAGCATGGACAATACCAGTTTAAGCAAATAAATATTGAGGATGGTCTTTCTCAAAGCACAATTAATTGCATGCTTCAGGACAGCAAGGGATATATCTGGATCGGGACGGCCAACGGATTGAACAGATATGACGGTTATAACTTCAAAGTATTTGTGAATGATCCTCTCGATTCAACAACAATTTCGGATAACAGTATTCTTTCAATTTATGAAGATGAAAAAGGATTAATCTGGATCGGAACCGTGGAAGGAGTCCTAAATAGTTTTGACAGGAGGACGGGATTATTTAAAAGATTTTACATTACGGAGAGAATAAAAATAGATCCGTTGTTTGATGAAAGACGTTTTGAATTCCCGCTGCCCTATTCAAGACACGGCGATAAGGCAATCACCTCAATTGCAAAAGGGAATAATAATTCTCTCTGGCTCGGTACATGGGGTGCCGGACTGATTAATTTCGATGTTATTACCGGAGATACTAAATATTTCGGTCTCGACCTTAAAGATAAAACAGGATTCAGAGCTAAAAGAATTAAATCAATTATCTCATCTGGTGATAATGTCTGGATAGGAACAATTGGTGAAGGAATTTATAAATTAATTGAATCGGACGGCAAGCAGGCTTTTATAAACTTCCGGAAAGGAACCGGGAATAAGAGTTTAACCGACGATCGGGTTATCGATCTCCTGGTTGATAAAGACGGTGGATTGTGGATTGGAACATACGGCGGCGGTTTGAATTATTTATCGAAGCAGGATCAATCCTTATCACCGGATAATGCCTCATTCATTTCTTATTTAACCGGTTCTGTAGAAGGTGCTTCTGTTTCGAGTAATTTTATTACCGCACTTATCCAGGATAGCTTTGGTGCCATTTGGATCGGAACATTCGGCGGCGGCCTCAATAAATTTGATCCCTCGAAAAAAATCTTTACAAGCTACAGAAACGATCCGAATGTACTGTCGACAATATCGAAAAATGATATACTCTCTCTTCTCGAAGATAATTCAGGCAACATCTGGATTGGAACTCACTTAGGAAAGGGACTTAATAAATTTGAACGTTCCAGTATTAAATTCAAACAGATAAACAGGGATATTTACAATAAAAACGGCTTGAACGACGATATAGTCTGGGCAATTACTGAGGATGAAAAAGATAATATCTGGGTCGGTACATACAACGGGGGCTTAAATAAATGGGAAAGAAAAACCAATCTCTTTTCATATTACCGTTCACAGCCCGGTAATCAATTCTCATTGAGTGACAATCATATCAGATCTTTGTTGTATGATGACCGCGGATTACTCTGGATCGGAACCTATGAAGGCGGATTAAATCTCTTCTTCCTTAACTCCGGCCGGTTTGAAAGCTACCTTAACATTCCTGAAGACACATTGAGCCTCGGTGCAAATCAGGTCCAGTCGATTTTTATTGACAGAGAGAAAAATGTCTGGATCGGTACTTTCGGCGGCGGACTGAATAAAGTAAACTCTTTCGGGGAATTTCCCGAAAAACTCTCCTTTGAAATTTATAAGCATAATCCCTCCGATCCGTTCAGTCTGAGCGATAACCGTGTTTATACGATCTTTGAAGATTCTGAAGGGATATTATGGATTGGTACTTTTGGCGGTGGACTTAACAGGTTCGATAAAAGAAACAAAAATTTCATCTCTTATAAAAATATTTCTGGTGATGAATCCAGCTTAAGCGACAACCGTATAATGGGAATTTACGAGGATACTAGAAAAAATCTCTGGATTTCCACTTACGGCGGCGGACTGTTAAAATTTGATAAGAAGAAAGAAAGATTTACAAGATACAATCAGAGCAACCGGCTTTACAGCTCTGTAGTATATGGAGTTCTGGAGGATAAAAGCGGTAACTTCTGGATGAGTTCCGATAACGGACTCTTTAAGTTCTATTCAAGCTCAGAATTGTTTACTCAGTATGATCTGAGTGATGGTTTGCAGAGCCTTGAATTCAGCGGAGGAGCGTACTTCAAATCCCGAAGCGGTGAAATGTTTTTCGGAGGAATTAACGGAATTAATTATTTTCATCCGGACAGTGTAAAAGACAATTACTTCATTCCCCCCATAGTAATTAGTTCCATCAGGATATTCAACGAACCGGTGAAAGGAGAAGTTGATTCAATATATGTTTCATATGATCAGAATTTTCTTTCTATTGAATTCTCTGCGCTCGATTATTCCAATCCAACAGACAATCAATACGCATACATACTCGAAGGAATGGAAAATGAATGGCATTATGTGGACGCCCGCAGAAGGATTGTAAATTATACCAACCTGGCTCCCGGCAGCTATATTTTCAGGGTGCGGGGGTCTAATAACGATGGTGTTTGGAATAATGTCGGAACCGAACTTCATATTTTCATCTCGCCACCCTACTGGCAAACATGGTGGTTTATTACCCTTGCGGTTCTTTTTGTTGCTTTTGTAATCTATTACATCGGAACTATCCGGTACAGAAATCTTCTGTCGATTGAAAAACTGAAAAGCAAACTTTCTGCAGATCTTCACGACAATATTGGTTCCGGACTCACGGAAATTTCTATTTTAAGTGAGCTTGCCTCAAACGAATTGAAATCAAATTCCGCCGATCCCTTACATAAAGTCAGCATGATCAGCGAAAAGGCCAGGATGCTGATCGATAATATGAGCGATATTGTCTGGATGGTAAATCCACACCGGGATTCTCTTTACCACGTAATTCTACGACTTAAAGATTCATACAGCGATTTTCTGAATTCGATGGAGATCTCGTTCGGAACTGTGAATCTGGAAAAATTTTCTTCCGTTCGACTTCCTATGGATTATAAGCAGAATCTCTTTTTAATCTTTAAAGAGGCTATTACTAATTCAATTAAACACAGTAAATGCAAAAAGATAATTCTGGAAGCTAACCTGAATAAAGATATTCTCGAACTTAAGCTGGAAGACGATGGTAACGGAATAGACCTCGATAATATTAAATACGGCAATGGAATTCTTAACATGAAAAGCCGAGCAAAGCTTATTGGCGGTGATCTTGAAATTCAATCTGATAGCTCCGGTACGAAGATCAGGTTTAAAGGCAGGATTAGCGGAATCAATAAGTTTAGCTGA